AGCCGGTACCGGCCGGCCTCCAGCGGCCAGCGGTCCTGCTCGTCGGGGCCACCACCCGCCGGCGAGGTGGAGTGCGGGGTGACCCGGCCGGTGAACCGGTTGGGCTGGCGGACGAACTGCCCGCTGCCGGCGGTCTCTGCGTCGAACTGTGCCCGGGCCATGCCGTCAACCTAGCCGCTCCGGGCGCGGATATCCTGGCGCCGGGCGTCCCCGTGACCCGGTGGGCGCCGCCACCGAGCCCCTTCCCACCCCCGAAGGACAGCGCTGATGACCGTGGCATACCTCGTGGCCGGAGTCCGTACCCCGATCGGCCGGTACGCCGGCGCCCTCGCCGGGGTCCGCCCCGACGACCTCGCCGCGCACGTGATCCGCGAACTGGTCGCCCGCCACCCCTCGGTGGACTGGGCCCGCACCGACGACGTGATCCTCGGCTGCGCCAACCAGGCCGGCGAGGACAACCGCAACGTGGCCCGGATGGCGGCGCTGCTCGGCGGGCTGCCCGAGGAGGTGCCCGGCAGCACGGTCAACCGGCTCTGCGGCTCCGGTCTCGACGCCCTCGCCACCGCCGCCCGCTCGATCGTGGCGGGTGACGCCGACCTGGTGGTGGCCGGCGGGGTGGAGAGCATGAGCCGGGCGCCCTTCGTCATGCCGAAGGCGACCACCGCGTTCTCCCGCACCGCCGAGGTCTACGACACCACGATCGGCTGGCGGCTGGTCAACCCGCTGATGAAGAAGGGCTGGGGGATCGACTCGATGCCGGAGACGGCGGAGAACGTCGCCGCCGAGTACGGGGTCGACCGGGCCGCGCAGGACGAGTTCGCGTACCGCTCCCAGCAGCGGGCCGCCAAGGCGCAGGCCGACGGCCGGTTCGCCGAGGAGATCGTGCCGGTGACCGTGCCGGCCGGGCGGCGCGAGACGAAGCTGGTCGAGGTCGACGAGCACCCCCGGGAGACCTCGCTGGACAAGTTGGCCGCGCTGCCCACCCCGTTCCGCGAGGGCGGCACGGTGACCGCCGGCAACTCCTCCGGGGTCAACGACGGCGCGGTCGCCCTGCTGGTCGCCTCCGGGGCGGCGGTCTCCCGGTACGGCCTCACCCCGCTCGCCCGGGTCGGTGGTGCCGCGGCGGCCGGTGTGCCGCCGAGGACCATGGGCATGGGGCCGGTGCCGGCCACCCGCCGGCTGCTGGACCGGCGCGGCCTGACGCTCGACGCGGTCGACGTGATCGAGCTGAACGAGGCGTTCGCCGCCCAGTCCGTGGCGGTGCTGCGCGAGCTGGGCCTGCCCGAGGACGCCGAACACGTCAACCCGAACGGCGGCGCGATCGCGCTCGGCCACCCGCTCGGCGCCAGCGGCGCCCGGCTGGCGCTGACCGCCGCACTGGAACTGCGCCGCCGCGGCGGCCGGCGCGCGCTCGCCACCATGTGCGTCGGCGTCGGCCAGGGCATCTCCCTGCTTCTGGAGTCCGCCGCCTGAGTCCGGTCCCCGCCGGGATCGCGCCCGCCTGCGGACGCGACCCCGGCGGCACCGCCCGGCCGGCGGCCGGGCCTCGGAAATGTGGATCTCCCGTACGGTGACGGACGGGCCTAGAGTGGTGACCACCACCCGATCCGCGGGTCGGCCGGTGCGGTCCCGGGTGCCCGCGCATCCGTACCCACCGGTGTCCTCCCGCACGGCGGCGACGAACTGGGGCGAACCGAGATGCAGATGCCGGACGGACTTCCCGCCGAGATCGACCTGAGCCGGCCCAGCGCCGCCCGGGTCTACGACTACTTCCTCGGCGGCGCGCACAACTTCGAGATCGACCGGCAGCTCGCCGAGCAGATCGCCGGCATGACCCCGAACCTGGCGGCCACCATGCGCTCCGGCCGGGAGTTCCTGCGCCGGGCCGTCCGCGCCCTGCTCGACGCCGGCATCGACCAGTTCCTCGACATCGGCTCCGGGATTCCCACCGTGGGCAACGTGCACGAGGTCGCCCAGGCGGCGAACCCGAAGGCCCGCATCGTCTACGTCGACATCGACCCGGTCGCCGTGGCGCACAGCCGGGAACTGCTCGCCGGCAACGACCTGACCGCGGTGCTCCACGCCGACCTGCGCGAGCCGGACCGGATCCTCGCCGAGGCCCGCGAGACCGGCCTGATCGACTTCGGTCGTCCGATGGGCATCCTGCTCGCCGGGGTGGTGCACTTCATCCCCGACGCCGACCGCCCCGGCGACATCCTGGCCGCCCTCCGCGCCGCCGCCGCCCCCGGCAGCTTCCTGGTGATCTCGCACTCCACCTTCGAGGACCAGCCGCAGGAGATGCTCGACGCGCAGCGGCTGTCGGCGCGTACCGACACCGAGATCACGCTCCGCTCGCGGGCGGAGATCAGCTCCTTCTTCGGCGACTGGACGATCCTCGAACCGGGCGTGGTGCACATGCCGCTCTGGCGACCCGACTCGCCGTCCGACGTGGACGAGCACCCGGAGCGGTTCGGCGCCTTCGGCGGCGTCGGCCGGTACGACCAGCCGGCCGGCTGAGCCCGATGCTCGCCGCCCCACCGCCCGGCGGGGACGACCTCAGTCGGCCGGGCGCCCAGGCGTACGCGGCCGAGTGGGCGCGGGCGGTCCGCCGGCTCGGGTTCGTGCCGCTGAGCGCGGTCGAGACCGAGCGGCTGCTGCTCGTACACACCGAGCGGTTGGCCCGGGCCCTGCTCGCCGAGACGTTCTCCGCCGAACCGGCGGAGCAGGTCGGGCGGGCGCTGGTGGAGTCGCATCTCACCGAGCCCGGCGTACTCGACTGGTCGGTGCGGGCGTTGGGCGACCGCTTCCTGGCCTGGGTGTTGCCCGCGCTCGCCGGCTCGGCCGCGGCGGCGGAGCGGATCGCGGCGGTGCAGGGCGGCCTCGCCGCCGGGTACGCGCGGGCCCTGCGGGACCGGACCTTCAGCCAGCAGGAGCGGATCGCCCGCTCGGCCTGGCAGGCGCGGGACGCCGTGGAGCGGGCGCTGCGGGACAGCGAGGCGCGGTTCCGGGCGGTCTTCACCGGGGCGGCGATCGGCATCGGCATCGCCGGCATCGACGGTCGGATCATCGACGTCAACCAGTCCTTCGCGGACATGCTCGGGTACACCGCCGAGGAGCTGCGGGAGATCAACGTGGCGTCGCTCTTCCACCCCGACGACGCGGCCGGGATGTGGGAGCTCTACCAGGAGCTGATCGAGGGCAAGCACGACACGGCCCGGGTGGAGAAGCGTTACCACCGCAAGGACGGCAGCATCGTCTGGACGGACCTCGCCGTGTCGCTGATCCGGCACGACGACGGCCGGCCCCGGTTCACCGTCGCCATGATCGAGGACATCACCGAACGGTA
The Micromonospora sp. R77 DNA segment above includes these coding regions:
- the pcaF gene encoding 3-oxoadipyl-CoA thiolase, which encodes MTVAYLVAGVRTPIGRYAGALAGVRPDDLAAHVIRELVARHPSVDWARTDDVILGCANQAGEDNRNVARMAALLGGLPEEVPGSTVNRLCGSGLDALATAARSIVAGDADLVVAGGVESMSRAPFVMPKATTAFSRTAEVYDTTIGWRLVNPLMKKGWGIDSMPETAENVAAEYGVDRAAQDEFAYRSQQRAAKAQADGRFAEEIVPVTVPAGRRETKLVEVDEHPRETSLDKLAALPTPFREGGTVTAGNSSGVNDGAVALLVASGAAVSRYGLTPLARVGGAAAAGVPPRTMGMGPVPATRRLLDRRGLTLDAVDVIELNEAFAAQSVAVLRELGLPEDAEHVNPNGGAIALGHPLGASGARLALTAALELRRRGGRRALATMCVGVGQGISLLLESAA
- a CDS encoding SAM-dependent methyltransferase; the protein is MQMPDGLPAEIDLSRPSAARVYDYFLGGAHNFEIDRQLAEQIAGMTPNLAATMRSGREFLRRAVRALLDAGIDQFLDIGSGIPTVGNVHEVAQAANPKARIVYVDIDPVAVAHSRELLAGNDLTAVLHADLREPDRILAEARETGLIDFGRPMGILLAGVVHFIPDADRPGDILAALRAAAAPGSFLVISHSTFEDQPQEMLDAQRLSARTDTEITLRSRAEISSFFGDWTILEPGVVHMPLWRPDSPSDVDEHPERFGAFGGVGRYDQPAG